CTATATCTGCAACTCCAAAGTTGGCCGCGATTTCCGGCTTGCGTTTCGACCCATTGCCAAGATACTTCCGCACGTCTGCGACTGACGGGCCGGAATTTGGCGACTCAATACCTATATCATAACCCTCGTGAAGCGTGTCGGCCTTTTGTTCGCCTTGTTCGCCTAACTCGGCGCGCTCAACTTCATCCGCTGCCCCTTCCAAAACTTCTGCGGCCTTACGATGCTTGCGAGCCTGCACACGAAGCCATCCAACAACGTCTGTTTTGGTAATCGCAGCCATAGAAACCTCAATGTCCAGTCAGCTATCGACGCTATTGTAGCGGCTATCGGATAGACCGTCCATAGGCGGCGCGACAGAAAAATGGCCGAATGGGCAGATCGACCCCGCGACCACCAAATCCCATACCTATTGGGGGACTATGCCGTCTTATCTATAGAAGGCTATCACTGTCTAAATGACAGCGACTGCGAGCCTTTTAGGCAGCCGCCAGATTTTCCGGGTTATCCAATCTATCTGGCCGGCCAAATACTGGCGGATTGTCGAACCGCCGGACCAACTCGGCGTAAGATTAAACAGGCGACTCGTTGCAAACCGCAACGGACGCGAACATACTGAGGGCCGCACTGGTCTGGCTCACAAGATGCGGGTATAAACGTCTTCTCAGCGCAGTGGCTGAGAAAGCCGATGTTTACCAGTGGAGGGTGGACAATGCCGACTAATAGATGCACTACTCTGAAGACGATGCCCAAGATCGAGGTAACGGCTACGATCAAGGCAACCGCGACTCCTTCCTCGGGGCGCGTTGTTGACTGCGTGGTTCGCTCGGTAATCGCTGGCGCCGGAAGTGTCTTGGATGTCGGTGGGGCCGGGAATTACAGAATCGTCATCAAAAAGCCACGAAAACGCCACAAGATTGGCGTGCATGGTTTTTTTGAGGATCGAAAGAACCTGCAAGATGACTGGATTCGGGCCATCGCTTCCGTCACCGCTGAAGTTCCAGATGGAATCAGCGGACACCTCTCGGAACGCCTCCGTGAACGTCTCGCTCGTTTTACGCAATTCAGTACGTAATGGCCGACGACCCTCGACAGAATCCTTACCCAGAGAGCGAGCCCGAGGGTGAGATCGCCGGTGCTGAATCTCTGAAGAAGCAGATTCGCCGTAGGCTGACTCAGGACATCATAAAGAAGCTGCCTGAGGAGTTAGATAACGAGCAGCTTGCGGCCACGATCGAAGAACTCGTGTCGGTCGAGATTAGTTCAGTTTTTCAAGGCCCTCTTCCTCCGCCTTGGATGCTTGCGGAATACGAGAAAGCTTGCCCTGGCCTCTCCAGGAAGATAATTGAACGTGCTGACAAGGAACAAGACTTCCGCCATGAAATGATCCGCGAGCAAGTCTCTCAAGATCGTTGGAGAAGACTTATGCTGGGCGTTCCAGATACATCGCACAGATTGCGGCGCTCATTATTGTAATCGCTGCAATAATTGGCGGCGTCCTATCAGGTCAAGGTTTAGCGGCGATCATCTCTGCATTGGTCGCTTTAGCGACCGTCTTCCTGGCTAACAAGTACATCGAATCGCGTTCGGCGCGACGGTCTGAAAAATCAGAGTCGGCCGAAGACGAATTCTCTGGCTCTGAAGAAGACTCTTAAGCAATACGGATGCTTTCCCTCTTTTCTTGGGCAGCCACCCGTTCTACAAGGCGAAGCCGCCGCCACGATTTTGTGGGCATGGACGACGTCGCGGGCCGTCCACCATTGCTCTGCGATCGCGCAGGCCGTCGCAACGTCGAGCGGGCGGACAAAGCGGCGCGAGTCCGTTGCGATATGGATGAACTCCGCGAGCACCTGGGGAGCGATTGCGATCAGGTCGCCGGCGCCAATCAAGCGGGCCAAGATGGCGCGAGCATCGGAGTGCGCGGCGTGTTCGATCACTTCGGCCGCCACGAGAAAGCCGGTGTCGAGCCCATGAATCATGTCCGTCCTTCCAACAGTTCACCGAGCCGATCCTCGCCGGCGATGAACGGGCGGACCAGAGAGCCAAGACTTACGGGCGGAATATCCAGAAGGCTGTGTGGCTGCGGCGAGTCTTGCGTCGGGGCCGCGGCCAACACCGTCACCTCCTCCCCCTCAGGAAGTCGAACGCCATTATCCAACACAACGACGCCGTTTTGCACATGACCCCGGACAACCATCCGACACCTCAGCAAGTCGCGAACCAGCTTGGGCAGATTTGCACACGCCGCATATTGATTTTACTATTGCTCCGACTCCTCCTCATAGTCCTCTTCCAAATCTTCCTCTTCATCTTACTCATGCTCTTCCGCCGACCGCATCACCGACTCCGGTGCGTCAGCGCGGAGGACCGCTTGGCGCACCGTACGACTCCTCGCGACGGAGCGCGAGGGCTACACTTCCGAGCGGCAACTGACCGAGAAAACGCTCAGAGTCACCGTCCCCGCCCCTCGGCCCGCCCTCGATGAAAGCCGCGTCTTCTCAGAGCCTATCCGAGAACCGCCTGGGCAAAGGGGACAGTCCTCGCCACGGCGGATGTTCCACCCGGCGGTTCTCTCAGTCAGGCACGAACTGTTCGCACGAGCATTTGTATGGCTTTCAGCCGTCTACCGGTCTAGAATGGGTGCTGGCGAGCCACCTTTAAGTCTCTGCGCCGGCTCAAGCTGCTGGACACCACACGGGGTCAGTCGGATTAAGAACGCCTAACAAAACCGCCCGGGAGAAGGGGACAGTCCCCGTTTTTGCTCCGCGGGCTCCGCAAAAAAGGGACAGTCCCCGGCCGTTTTATGAGGCGTTCTAAGTTAACCGCTCGCAAGTCGAGCAAGAGTTGAGCATGTTACGTTACGCCTTGATTTTTCTCGTGATCGCTTTGCTTGCCAGCGCCTTCGGCATGTTTGGCTTGTCGGGCGTGGCCATGGAGGCCGCCAGGATTCTCTTTTTCGTGTTCCTGGTCATGCTCGTGATTTCCGTAATCGGTGGACGCCGGGGCACGGGTATCTAGTCGGTTCAGCAGCCGACAAGCGAATTGGAGCCTATCCGAAAACCGCGTGGGCAAAGGGGACAGTCCCCGTTTTGCTCCGCGGACTGCGCAAAAGGGGGACAGTCCCCGGCGGTTCTCGGATAGGCTCTTAATCTTCATCTTACTCATGCTCTTCCGCCGACCGCATCACCTGCTCCGGTGCGTCCGCGCGGAGGACCGCTTGACGCACCCTACGGCTCCTCGCGACGGAGTGCGAGAGCTGCACTGCCGGGCGATGGCCTCCGTGGCTGGAAGAAAGGGATAGTAACCTAATCACCTGGCACCCTCACCCCGCCCTCTCCCGTCGAAGGGAGAGGGAGAAATCGGGGGACGGTCCCCGTTTGTCGCCTGACACCATCACCCCGGCCCTCTCCCGTCAAGGGAGAGGGAGAAATCGGAAGGGGACGGTCCCCGGCGGTTTTCGGATAAGCGCTTAATCGTCATCTTACTCATGCTTTTCCGTTTCACGAGACGCGGCCGCGCTGCGTTTGCAGCGAGGTCGCGTTGTTTTTTGGATCGGATCAATGGCGCTCCACACTGGCCGACGTTGCTCGCCAGTGGCACCCGGCGGAGCGACCACCGAACTGGTCGTCTTCGCTGCCACCCGGCACACCGCTGATGAATGAATGCAGTGCTTGCAATGAAGAATCTTCGCGGCCCGCAATAAATCGTGCGGCGGTGCGTTGATAAGGAGTGAGCGAACGGGCAAGTCGCTAGCGGTCCCCTCGGAATGGATGTTGACTCGGCCTTGGCTCAGGAAGTAGCGTCGAGTCTGCAAGGCATTTCGGACCTCGTCAGCTTCTCTTCTCTTACATCCAAGTCTTGGATAACGGAGCCTTGCCCATGGTGCTTCGCATTTCGTTCCGCGCGCGCACTTTCCGATCCCACTCTCGCTCCACGAAGAACCGTCCGCCGAAAGGGGGACAGTCCCCTTTTGCTGCGCGGACTTCGCAAACGGGGACAGTCCCCGGCCGAAGCTCGCGCCGCCGCGCGCGATTGGCGATGGAAGCGCTCGAGCCGCGGTCGATGATGAGCGCGACAGCAATGCGCTCGATTAGCGAAATCGGCAACAACATCGCCGATCCGACGGAGGGAACGGCCGGGATCGACCTTCTCCGGATTGCCCCAGCCGGTTATGCCGATGGGATTAGCACGCCGTCGCTGCCGACGGACATCAGCGCTCGCGCGATCAGCAATATCGTCAATAGCCAGGCCGATCCGAACAACCCGGGGCAAGACCTGAATACAGTCGATCAGCAGAACCTGTCCGATTTCGGCTACGCCTTCGGGCAATTCATGGACCACGACATGGATTTAACCCCGGATGGCGGCGCATCGTTTCCAATATCGGTCGCAGCCGGAGACCCCATCGGGCCGAACGCGCTTCCGTTCACTCGCGCGCAGACTGATCCACTCACTGGCACGAGCACCAGCAATCCGCTCCAGCAAGTGACCGACGTTACGGCGTTCCTCGATTTGTCGCAGGTCTACGGTTCCGATCAGGCCACGGCCGACGCGCTGCGAACGATGAGTGGCGGGCTGATGAAGACCAGCCCCGGCAATGATCTGCCCTACGATAACACGACCTATTTCACCGCGCAACAACTCGCCGCGATGAACGCGTCGCTGGGCGGCATGCAGAATGCGGGAGCGCTTCTGACGAACGAACTCTTCGCTACCGGCGACATCCGCGGAAACGAAAACCTCGAGCTGACGGCGCTGCAAACGCTGTTCGTCCGCAATCACAATCTGATCGCCACGGAGCTTCAGGAACAGCATCCGGACTTGACTGACGATCAACTTTATCAAGAAGCCCGCAAGCTCAACATCGCCGAATATCAGGCGATCGTCTACGACGAATGGATTCCGGCGGTGCTCGGTAAGAACGCCCTGGCGCCATATCAAGGATACAATCCGAACGTCAATCCGAGCATCGCCACGGAATTCTCGACCGTGGCGTTCCGTTTTGGCCACAGCCTGTTGAGTGGCGGAATCGAGCGCGACAACAACCAGGGCCGGCCCATCGCCGACGTCAACTCGGCCGGCTCGGCGATCCCCTTGTCCGAGGATTTCTTCGATCCGAATCTCCTCAATCCGGCCGGCGTGCTAGACCCGGTGACCGGGCATATCTCATCGGACATCGGCCCGGTTCTTAAGGCAGACGCCGACCAAAACTCGCAGGCCATGGACGTCATGGCGATCAACGACGTGCGCAACTTGTTGTTCGGCAACTTCGGCGCCGGCGGTCAGGACCTGATCGCGCGCGATATCCAGCGCGGCCGCGACGATGGGATCCCGAGCTACAATGCCGTGCGGGCCGCTTATGGATTGGCGCCGGTGACGAGCTTTGCGCAGATCACGAGCGACGTTCAGGTCCAGCAGGAACTCTCGTTGGCCTATCAGGGCAACGTTAACAACATCGACGCCTTCGAGGGCGGCCTGGCAGAGGATCACGTCCGTGGTTCCGATGTCGGCCCGCTTTTCCAAGCGATCATGGTCGATCAGTTTACGCGCCTCCGCGACGGCGACCGCTTCTTCTATATCAACGAGAGCTTCACCCCCGATGAAATGAAGATTTTCCAACAAGGAAACACGCTCGCCAGGGTGATCGAGGCAAACACCAACGTCACGAACCTGCAACCCGATGTGTTCATTTTTGCCACGTCGATCAGCGGCCACATCTCGCTGACGTCGAGCATGTTTGGCCGCGGACCGTGCCTCGACGCGGCGGGAGCGGCGGGCACCGCGGGAGTCACCGTGAATCTGTACGACTCCAGCGGCAATCTCGCTGCGACGACCACAACGGATGCCCAGGGCAATTACAAGTTCACCGGGCTCTCTCTGGACACCTACATCGTGAAAGCGATGCTCACGGTCGGCGGCAAGGCCACGACCTTCTCGCGCTCTGTCGCGCTCACGCGAGGCATCGCAATCACCGGGATCGATCTCGGGCTGCAAATCGACCTGGGGGACCACGATTCGCGCGGCTATCCATTCGGAGGCGACGGGGGATTTGGTGGTTTTGGCAGGGGCGATGGCTGGTCGCATTGGTTTATGTGACTTGAGCCGCAGGGCTGTTCATTCTTTTGAATTGGACAACATTCATTCACGTCAGGGTGGCCGGGACTGGAGGCGCAAGCCGAAGCCCCGGTGGCAGTTCACCGGGGCTTCCCTTCGGTTCAGCCCCGGCCACCCTCCCTCCCAACTCGAATTGAAAGAATGATGGGCCCCGATTTCAGCCGCTGGTTTCTTGCGGCCGCGTTCGCAACCTATTAACCTAATAGTGTTTGCGACCGGCCTGGATCTCGAATCTTAAGCCGTCCACGTCGCGGGATTTTCGTGGCGACGACAGATTCGCCGATCGCCGCGCCCGCTTTGCTCCCCGACGGCGTCTTGAAGAGTAGGGAAGGTTCGATGCAGTCGGAATCCACCAGTCAACGGCCGACGCTGGAGTGCTTTCGCAGCTACGTCGTGCTGCTGGCCCGTTCGTATTGGAACCCGCGGCTGCAAGGAAAGCTCGATCCGTCCGACGTGGTGCAGCAAACGCTCATGCAGGCCTGGCAAGGTTTGGATGAGTTTCGCGGCCAGACGGATGGCGAATGCCGGGCGTGGCTGCGAAGAATCCTGACGCGGTGCGTGGCGGACTTGGCCCGCGGCTTTGCTAGGGACAAGCGCGCGGTGACAAAGGAATGCTCGTTGGACGCGATGGTGACGGAATCTTCCGGGAGGTTAGAGGCGTGGTTGGACGATCAGCAATCCTCTCCCCAGGAGCGCGCCGAGCGCGACGAGCAGTTGGTGCAATTGGCCGACGCGCTCGAGGCCCTGCCCGAGGCGCAGCAAGAGGCCATCGCGCTGCACCACCTGCACGGGCTGAGCATTGCCGAGATCGGACCGTTAATCGACCGTACGCCGTCGGCAGTAGCGGGGCTGCTCAAACGCGGCTTACGCGCGCTTCGCGGGCAGATCGAATCGAGGGAATAGCCATGTCCGACGACGCTACGGATAATCCTATTTCGGGCGATCCCATTGACGTGCTGGTGGCGGAATGCGTGGAGGCCCGCCGCGCCGGCAGGCGAAGCGATTGCAGTTCGATCATCGAACAGCACCCCGAGATTGCGTCGGAACTATCCGGTTTCCTCGACGACTACGACCGAATTGATGAGCAGTTCGCACCGTTGCGCAAATTGCTCGCGGGCGATACTCCCCATGCGGGCGAAATCCCAACCGTCGGCAGCGAAGGCACGGCTGTCTCACCAGCGCCGAAGGCCGGCAGCGCGTTCGGCGATTACGAATTGCTGGCCGAAATATCGCGTGGCGGCATGGGAATGGTCTTCAAAGCGCGGCAGCAAAGCCTCGGCCGAGTCGTTGCTCTCAAGATGCTGCTCGATAGCGGCAAATCGACCACCGACCGCGAGCGATTCCTCGTCGAAGCCCGGGCCGTCGCCCGGCTCAGCCATCCGCATATCGTGCCGATTTACGAAGTCGGCGAGCACGACGGGCGACCCTATTTCACGATGGAGTTCATCTCCGGCGGCAGCCTCCGCGAGCGACTCGAGGAGCTGCGCGGCGATCCACGGGCCGTCGCGCAATTCATGGCGACGGTGGCTCGGGCGGTGGAGCACGCGCATCGCCGCGGCATCCTGCACCGCGACCTGAAGCCGGGCAATGTATTGCTCGATGAACGGCGCGAGCCCCACGTCACCGACTTCGGCTTGGCAAAGCGCCTCGATGAGGAAAGCGGCCTGACGCAGGCCGGAGCGATCGTCGGCACGCCGAGCTATATGGCCCCCGAGCAGGCTCAAGCGGCGACGGATTTATCGACCGCCGTCGACGTTTACGGCCTGGGAGCGGTGCTGTACGAGCTGCTCACCGGCCGGCCGCCGTTCAAATGCGAGACGGCGTTGGAGACGATGATGAAGGCCCGGTTGCAATCGCCGCCGGCGCCGCGCCTGCTTTCGGCCGACGTTGAGCCGGACTTGGAAGCGATCTGTCTGAAATGCCTGGAGAAGGAACCGCAGGCCCGCTATGGATCGGCTGACGCGTTGGCCGATGATCTCGATCGCTGGCTTGACGGAAGACCGATCCGCGCCCGTAAGGTTTCGACCCGCGAACGGCTGGTCAAATGGGCGCGGCGCCAGCCGCTGATGGCTGGAGCTGCGGCGACGATCGCCGTGGCGATTCTGGCGCTGCTCCTTCTCGGCGGATTCCTGTGGCAGAATGCCGAGCAGAGAGCGATGGCGGTGAAGAGTCTGGGTGAAGCACGGAAGCAACTTCTGGAAATTAACGGCTCGCGGGACGCAGCGGAGCAGAAACGGAAGTTCGCCGAAACGGCGGCCGGCGCGGCAGAGAAACGGCTCGAGCGCGCTAGCCGCGACGCTCTCCACACGGAGTACGCCGCCGACATGCTGATGGCCCATGCCGCCTGGCAAGGTGAAAACCCCGCCGCGGTGAGCGAGCTACTTGGCCGCTACAAAGAGGCCACTGGAAAAGATGATGTGCGCGGCTTCGAATGGCACTATTTGAATCGGCAATTGCACGGCGCTCGGCTGTCGTGGCGTGATACGCTAGAGGTGCGAGGGAAGCAGGGTACAAATCTCGCGACGGCCATCTCGCCCGACGGCAAGACGCTCGCCACCGCCCAAATGGGAAACAGGGTCAAACTTTGGGACCTCGCCGATGGCAGGTTGCTGCAAGAGATCGAGATCAGGAACGCCGATTCCGGCGACAATCCGTTTGCGAAAGTCGCCGGCTTGTTCTTTGCCGACGACGGGCGCAAGTTGGTGGCGGTCGCTAGAAAACTGCCGGGCGAGCAGCAGGTGGATTGGAGTGTCCCGGCCGCGGCCAGCGCCGCCTTGATCGCCTCGCCGAGTCTGTTGACGGCGTCATCGCCCAGTAGCATCGCGCTAGCGGAATCCGCGATGAGCGCAGGCTCTACGGCAATCACCCGAGCCCGCCGAGCGGCGGCATCTCGAGTCGCCGCCCTTTTCGACAAGGCCGCGGCCAATAAGGACCAGCTCAGGATCGAGTCGCTCGCCGACTCGCTCGAATATCAGACATTTACGCTTGCCGATCGAAACCCGCCCAGCGTCGAGGAGTTCGATCCGGACCGGTTGCAGACGACCGTCCTACCGCTCCTGGCGAACCGGTTCGCTGTCGCTCACAAGGGGCAGATTCTGATTGTTTTGGCAATCGATCGCTCGGCCGATGGCAGGTTTCTTGCCCTGGCCGGGGCGGAACCCAAAGAAGCGTCCGAGACCCAGGCGTCATCCGGCGCAGCGTCTGGCGGAAAGCTCATCGTCTGGGATTTGGCGAACGGCCAAGTACGTGCCGAACAGAACTCACCTGCGATGCTGACCGCTATCGCATTCTCACCGGACGGGGCCACGCTCGCGATTGGCAATTCCGATGGTGCGGTCAGCCTCGTGGCGTCCGATCTCGTTCAGCCTCCGCGGGTCTTGCCGGGTCAACACGGTTGGACCTATTCGCTCCATTTTGCACGCGACGGAAAACGGTTGGTCAGCGGCGCTCGAGACGGCCTCGTAGTCGTCTGGGATGTCGCAAACGCCGTCGAAATCGCTCGCCTACGCGGTCATACGAGCGCGGTCTGTCGCGTCGAGCTGAGTCCGGACGGC
The genomic region above belongs to Pirellulales bacterium and contains:
- a CDS encoding DUF2335 domain-containing protein, whose product is MADDPRQNPYPESEPEGEIAGAESLKKQIRRRLTQDIIKKLPEELDNEQLAATIEELVSVEISSVFQGPLPPPWMLAEYEKACPGLSRKIIERADKEQDFRHEMIREQVSQDRWRRLMLGVPDTSHRLRRSLL
- a CDS encoding DUF1328 domain-containing protein; the protein is MLRYALIFLVIALLASAFGMFGLSGVAMEAARILFFVFLVMLVISVIGGRRGTGI
- a CDS encoding peroxidase family protein, with protein sequence MVLRISFRARTFRSHSRSTKNRPPKGGQSPFAARTSQTGTVPGRSSRRRARLAMEALEPRSMMSATAMRSISEIGNNIADPTEGTAGIDLLRIAPAGYADGISTPSLPTDISARAISNIVNSQADPNNPGQDLNTVDQQNLSDFGYAFGQFMDHDMDLTPDGGASFPISVAAGDPIGPNALPFTRAQTDPLTGTSTSNPLQQVTDVTAFLDLSQVYGSDQATADALRTMSGGLMKTSPGNDLPYDNTTYFTAQQLAAMNASLGGMQNAGALLTNELFATGDIRGNENLELTALQTLFVRNHNLIATELQEQHPDLTDDQLYQEARKLNIAEYQAIVYDEWIPAVLGKNALAPYQGYNPNVNPSIATEFSTVAFRFGHSLLSGGIERDNNQGRPIADVNSAGSAIPLSEDFFDPNLLNPAGVLDPVTGHISSDIGPVLKADADQNSQAMDVMAINDVRNLLFGNFGAGGQDLIARDIQRGRDDGIPSYNAVRAAYGLAPVTSFAQITSDVQVQQELSLAYQGNVNNIDAFEGGLAEDHVRGSDVGPLFQAIMVDQFTRLRDGDRFFYINESFTPDEMKIFQQGNTLARVIEANTNVTNLQPDVFIFATSISGHISLTSSMFGRGPCLDAAGAAGTAGVTVNLYDSSGNLAATTTTDAQGNYKFTGLSLDTYIVKAMLTVGGKATTFSRSVALTRGIAITGIDLGLQIDLGDHDSRGYPFGGDGGFGGFGRGDGWSHWFM
- a CDS encoding sigma-70 family RNA polymerase sigma factor produces the protein MATTDSPIAAPALLPDGVLKSREGSMQSESTSQRPTLECFRSYVVLLARSYWNPRLQGKLDPSDVVQQTLMQAWQGLDEFRGQTDGECRAWLRRILTRCVADLARGFARDKRAVTKECSLDAMVTESSGRLEAWLDDQQSSPQERAERDEQLVQLADALEALPEAQQEAIALHHLHGLSIAEIGPLIDRTPSAVAGLLKRGLRALRGQIESRE
- a CDS encoding protein kinase encodes the protein MSDDATDNPISGDPIDVLVAECVEARRAGRRSDCSSIIEQHPEIASELSGFLDDYDRIDEQFAPLRKLLAGDTPHAGEIPTVGSEGTAVSPAPKAGSAFGDYELLAEISRGGMGMVFKARQQSLGRVVALKMLLDSGKSTTDRERFLVEARAVARLSHPHIVPIYEVGEHDGRPYFTMEFISGGSLRERLEELRGDPRAVAQFMATVARAVEHAHRRGILHRDLKPGNVLLDERREPHVTDFGLAKRLDEESGLTQAGAIVGTPSYMAPEQAQAATDLSTAVDVYGLGAVLYELLTGRPPFKCETALETMMKARLQSPPAPRLLSADVEPDLEAICLKCLEKEPQARYGSADALADDLDRWLDGRPIRARKVSTRERLVKWARRQPLMAGAAATIAVAILALLLLGGFLWQNAEQRAMAVKSLGEARKQLLEINGSRDAAEQKRKFAETAAGAAEKRLERASRDALHTEYAADMLMAHAAWQGENPAAVSELLGRYKEATGKDDVRGFEWHYLNRQLHGARLSWRDTLEVRGKQGTNLATAISPDGKTLATAQMGNRVKLWDLADGRLLQEIEIRNADSGDNPFAKVAGLFFADDGRKLVAVARKLPGEQQVDWSVPAAASAALIASPSLLTASSPSSIALAESAMSAGSTAITRARRAAASRVAALFDKAAANKDQLRIESLADSLEYQTFTLADRNPPSVEEFDPDRLQTTVLPLLANRFAVAHKGQILIVLAIDRSADGRFLALAGAEPKEASETQASSGAASGGKLIVWDLANGQVRAEQNSPAMLTAIAFSPDGATLAIGNSDGAVSLVASDLVQPPRVLPGQHGWTYSLHFARDGKRLVSGARDGLVVVWDVANAVEIARLRGHTSAVCRVELSPDGQTLVSGGMDGTIKVWDLARANQSLILHGHETSVAGLAFNADGNQLASIDLSGSARTWRMSDGEKLQHSKPQSIDDLTTRASSSGKTIAWKDKSSEAMLVRDVATGRQSRLNWPDHLPIGLTLSPDDKLLAAANLTERGGLAVWDIASGRQLAAVDGIKPSAMDHPYWSAFSPDTKLLACAQNDGVLLWDWQAGKSRRILEIPGTLTTALAFSADGKFIAAAADDTSGAGGATVRVWDLEADQSVCECRGAGLEVAALAFSADGRRLATGGVTSSQQGILKLWDTTGGREVFSTQFPMALITTVAFSGDGWRLAAAVTPINWSKLSKDAPSEIHVWDATPIAADAAK